A stretch of DNA from Perca flavescens isolate YP-PL-M2 chromosome 11, PFLA_1.0, whole genome shotgun sequence:
ggctgctgctgctgggaacagtggtcttctaggaagacttggagttcagcttttctttgataaaagaacggcacagaaatcattcttaaaaaaggaagatgtgttcgtaGTTTTGCCGACaatacaacaaatacagcaaaagtttaatctatgaactagctccgctaccttcttcgtggctctgcctggttgtaacGCTATCCTgtagagggaatttgaaagacaaccgtttatcccgcccctcggattgagccctgccaatggtgagttcccagaccccaCATCAGGCTAAGGCCACAGTGCAGTGCTTCCTaatagcaatttaaaaaaataaataaataaaaaccctCCAGCCATGATGGCAATAAAAGCTTCGTCAGCTTGCTTCAcataacgttttttttctttcttggatCACTGAGTAGCGTGTAGGGAGATGACAAGGTATGCAGGAATTGAACTTCTCTCAAGCGCTCTTTAAATTTTAACAactatttctgtcacttttcatgTGAACAACTGAGTGAACACCATGAATGCTTCCAAAAGAGTGCAACCCTATTTCCATTTGTACGATTCGTTGATGGTCGCCACTCAGTTTGACAGCAAGCTTGTCATAGTGAGCACTTGTAGTGATGAACTTGCAGAGAATCCGCAACTCCCATTGGCTTTACAGAGCTTTATAGTGAGATCCGGCTCATTGCGTAGCTGTTCTTGTTGACTCTCAGCGCTCTCATAGTGACGTTTTCAGAGAcaaagctctaaaaacccactgtactCTAGCTGCTGAGCAGCAAACAGCAGccagacacagttagagactagctgaTGAACagagtggagcatttagcagctaaagagacagatatttccctcaggagatGGCGGAGTGTACAAAATGTGAAAGTGGTCGCTCGTGGGGATGAACCTACAAAGAATGATCAGCTGAATCTGCAGCTTTTCACGACTTTACGGCGCTTTATtgtgagtttcagctcattgtttatctgtcaggtccataaatttactgttttggttctcTTTCACTGCTCTAATGATGACATTTTCGGCTGCAGCCGGCAGCCATTTTCAGAGAAAAAGCTCTAAAAGCCCACTGTACAGCAGAGAAACGCAGTTacagactagctggtgaacacagtggagcatttagcagctaaagagacagatattttgctcaggagttggtagagattAAAAGAGGATTGAATAATGGACTTGCACTCATCAGGTGGACACcaacacgactccaaatgaataaaaatgttgctctgtatctgtgttgcttatgttgtgtttacactTTGTTTCCACTACTCCCAAGTGGTAAACATTGGTTttgttattgcaggtttaaggaaGATGACTGACCTGCTGGGAAAGTATTTGTTGCTATTGAGAAGACAGGCAGCTCCGTCCAGCGTGTGCCTGGTGTAATCAATGGCAGGGCACTGTGGATGCAgcagcacaaaacacacaagttTCGGTTTTACTTCGCACAAAGGCAGAGACAAATAAATCACGCTTAGGGATTCCTACATAGAGAGGGGATGAAAAAAAATTCTGCTTAAAACCGTTAATGTCACACAAGTGAGCTTTGAGTAAACCACAGTCCCGACTCACCTCTTTGGGTGTCTTGTGGGCAGCACATAAAAAGATCCACTGCTCTGTGGCAGTCATCTGGGTGCAGGTGTCTGGGTGGCACTCACTCTAAAGGAGGAGAGACGGGCATCACTAAAGCGGAGGTTACGTTGATACAAAAGTCAAATTGAACATACCTTTAAACCGCTCTTCAAAAGGAAGGACCTACCTGTTCATTTCACTCTTTCATCATTTGTGATATCGGACGTGATACCTTGGACTATAGCAATTTGATTCAATCGACAAACACTGAAATGTACTAATTAATTTGCTCAAGAAATGTCAATAATTTTGGTGTATGTTCCTTTTATAAAGAGGTAAAACGATGgatcttttttcaaaatgtgttcctttaaaaactTTGAATTGCATCTTATTCAGATCTTTGCTTTCGGTACAAGACTGAGATAAAATCCTTTAATCTAAGCAACCTTAAAAATctgtaaatttaaaaacaaacagtttGTATATCTTGTGAGTTAGATCACTTACCTGCAGTTTTACAGCTAGTCCATTGAGCTCCAGGCAGAACTGCCTACAGAAAGGACAGAACAAGAGCACAACAATTATTACAATACAACAATTATATTGTTGTTGATTTTACATGCCCAGAGTATTTTTTGttaaactttttcaacatacctgAGGTGTTCATACTTCCACACCCCCTCATCCTGACCCTCCGGAGGCTCCAGGATTTTGTCGATATTGGAGCAATCTGATCTAATGTTCTGCTGAATATACTGAAACAGAACCATCACACAACATATTTTAGGTGAGAACCGCACTCACCCACAGCACACatgaccccacacacacacacacacacacacacacacacacacacacacacacacacacacacacacacacacacacacacctgttggaCAGCCAGGGTGCTGTCCATCTCCTCAAATGATTCATCCGGCCAGTTGTAGAAATCCTATACACGGAGGGAGGATAATTTTAGTCTACACTCAAAGTGGACATTGTAGCATAAAAATGCTAACTACATAGCTAGCTGTCATCTGacgttaactagctaacagcCCTAACGTCATAATAACACATATGGCGGCAGAGAAGCTAACGCTGGCTAGCTGAAGTCTAAAGTTTGTTTACAAGCAAAGCTCTGCTCTAAGAATACCTTATTGTCAAAGTAAGCAGCCATTTGTTTTTCTAGCTACATTATTACACAGCTACGAAACTAACCTGACGctagctatctagctagctagctagttagatAACGTCAGCTTGGGTGCGACTGCTTCCTGCAACAGCTAGCTAGAAAGCATTTACGCTAGGTGATAAGTTAGCCGTGGCTGAGAATCTTGTGCGAACTCCATTCAACAAATTGACTGTCTGGTTATTTAGGCAACAACGACTACCACCGGGAGCTCCGAAATGTAGAGCAAGCCCCCCATTTAAGTTAACGTTACTCCAGGAACTAGACGGAAGCaacagctaacattagctagctggCCATTTCTAGGTCAGACCCTTCTTCCTATATGTTGTCTGCGAACCTAAGTTGTCGACAAAACTTGTCAAGTTAAACAACGCGATTTAAAGGAGACAGTATCGCAGAGTCGTGCGGAGATTTTTGCAGTGATGGTTAAGTGTTCCTGAGGCGAGAAAACGCACCTTTGCCTTGGTTCCAGGCCGATTCCTCCTGAGAACTGCAGTACCCTCCGCCATGACCATCTCGACAGAATACCCGGATGTTGGTCAGCCGCTGTGTTGTAGCAGCGGACTAGGATACGAGAGATAGGAACCTTGATATAACGTTACAGTCTGATATGAACACGAAGAAAAGACTTAATATTGAATATTATTAAAGCCCATTTCCGccaatttgattaaaaaaagatcCTGAAAGTCATTTTGATGAGAAactttctcaaaataatgagattttttttttcttcaaattaatGATAGTCTCTCTAATTAGatactaagtcattattttgagatagtAAATCATTATTTTGAAACGTTTCTTATTATAATTGACATTGCAGGATCggtttttcttttcatcacaTTGGTGGAAATGGGCTCCCATTCTATTTCGCCTaaaagtcatttatttaaaatattacttaagtaaaagtatgtgtaGACCTATAATAAGGAACATTAAAGTATTCAAAGTAAAGtgaaagtactcaatgcagaaaactaTCCCCTATACAtcattagattattattattattcattcattaatgTAAAAGCAGGATTTTACTGTTGCAGGTGCTGGAGCTGGAGCTCATTTTGAActattaagtacagtacttgagtaaataaatGCAAATAGTAATACAGTGGTGCATTTATTTCCCCCCTTTACTTCCAAACAGTATTGTATTTGTTCTTACGCAATGTCATTCCCCTGTGTATTGAGATAATGACACACTTTGTATTAACATGGAGGTTCTGCTTGCTTAACTGTCTTTGATAGAATAAACAGACCCCAGAGGCAGCTTCAGTAATAACCAATACAACACCAAACCCTACtggt
This window harbors:
- the LOC114563703 gene encoding MOB-like protein phocein isoform X1 → MVMAEGTAVLRRNRPGTKAKDFYNWPDESFEEMDSTLAVQQYIQQNIRSDCSNIDKILEPPEGQDEGVWKYEHLRQFCLELNGLAVKLQSECHPDTCTQMTATEQWIFLCAAHKTPKECPAIDYTRHTLDGAACLLNSNKYFPSRVSIKESSVAKLGSVCRRIYRIFSHAYFHHRQIFDKYENETFLCHRFTRFVMKYNLMSKDNLIVPILEEEVQNTSSAGESEA